A region of Micromonospora sp. WMMD882 DNA encodes the following proteins:
- a CDS encoding LLM class flavin-dependent oxidoreductase: MIDVPMSVLDLAPVAAGTSAGAALRHTTDLARRAEELGYHRFWVAEHHNMPAIASSAPAVLIAHLAAHTSTIRLGSGGVMLPNHAPLVVAEQFGTLEALHPGRIDLGIGRAPGTDQVTALALRRTMEGLSAEGFPRELADLMGFFSGERPGPIVATPGRGEQPAIWLLGSSGFSAQLAGTLGLPFSFAHHFSAANTEPALALYRNSFRPSRWLERPYAMVAVNAVCAETDERARWLAGPAGLSFLRLRSGRPEPLVSPEEAAAYPYSDLEREFVAQRQVGQALGSPETVRRQLTELLARTEADELMLTALVYDGADRARSFELIAEQVAGGPRPVA; encoded by the coding sequence GTGATCGACGTACCGATGTCTGTTCTTGATCTTGCTCCGGTCGCCGCCGGGACGTCCGCCGGGGCGGCGCTGCGGCACACCACCGACCTGGCCCGGCGCGCGGAGGAGCTGGGCTACCACCGGTTCTGGGTGGCCGAGCACCACAACATGCCGGCGATCGCCTCGTCGGCGCCGGCGGTGCTGATCGCCCACCTGGCCGCGCACACCAGCACCATCCGGCTGGGCTCGGGCGGGGTGATGCTGCCCAACCACGCGCCGCTGGTGGTGGCCGAGCAGTTCGGCACCCTGGAGGCGCTGCACCCGGGTCGGATCGACCTGGGCATCGGCCGGGCGCCCGGCACCGACCAGGTGACCGCGTTGGCGTTGCGCCGGACGATGGAGGGGCTGTCCGCGGAGGGTTTCCCCCGGGAGTTGGCGGACCTGATGGGCTTCTTCAGCGGGGAGCGGCCCGGGCCGATCGTGGCGACGCCGGGGCGGGGTGAGCAGCCGGCGATCTGGTTGCTGGGGTCGAGCGGGTTCAGCGCCCAACTGGCCGGGACGCTGGGGCTGCCGTTCTCGTTCGCGCACCACTTCAGCGCGGCGAACACCGAGCCGGCGCTGGCGTTGTACCGGAACAGTTTCCGGCCGTCGCGGTGGCTGGAACGGCCGTACGCGATGGTGGCGGTGAACGCGGTGTGCGCGGAGACCGACGAGCGGGCCCGGTGGCTGGCCGGTCCGGCCGGGTTGTCGTTCCTGAGGCTGCGGTCGGGGCGGCCGGAGCCGCTGGTCAGCCCGGAGGAGGCGGCGGCGTACCCGTACTCGGATCTGGAGCGGGAGTTCGTGGCGCAGCGCCAGGTGGGTCAGGCGTTGGGCTCGCCGGAGACGGTCCGCCGGCAGTTGACCGAGCTGCTGGCGCGGACGGAGGCGGACGAGCTGATGCTGACCGCGCTGGTGTACGACGGGGCGGACCGGGCGCGTTCGTTCGAGCTGATCGCGGAGCAGGTGGCCGGCGGACCGCGTCCCGTTGCCTGA
- a CDS encoding branched-chain amino acid ABC transporter permease: MNFDELFGHLGQHTVDGLAKGAIYALVALGYTLVYGVLRLINFAHAEVFMVGTFTVVGVWSLLGATDSPPLGTLLLLLTVGLLAAAAASGLTAVVVERVAYRRLRRMNAPPLIFLITAIGLSLVMSEAFGLWQGRLVVGMPTVLERDVVFTIGGTDVTNTQLITVVAALVMMAGLDVFINRTRYGRGVRAVAQNPDTAALMGVNKDRVIALIFLLGGLLAGAAALLYALRYGNTRFNVGFILGLKAFTAAVLGGIGNIRGALLGGLLLGVVEVYAATLTTSSWEDVAAFVVLVVVLLFRPTGLLGESLGRARA, encoded by the coding sequence GTGAATTTCGATGAACTCTTCGGGCACCTGGGCCAGCACACGGTGGACGGTCTGGCGAAGGGCGCGATCTACGCCCTCGTCGCGCTCGGCTACACGCTGGTGTACGGGGTCCTGAGGCTGATCAACTTCGCCCACGCCGAGGTCTTCATGGTGGGCACGTTCACCGTGGTCGGGGTGTGGAGTCTGCTGGGCGCGACCGACTCGCCGCCGCTGGGCACCTTGCTGCTACTGCTCACGGTCGGTCTGCTGGCCGCCGCCGCCGCCTCGGGTCTGACCGCGGTGGTGGTGGAGCGGGTGGCGTACCGCCGGTTGCGCCGGATGAACGCGCCGCCGCTGATCTTCCTGATCACCGCGATCGGCCTGTCGCTGGTGATGTCGGAGGCGTTCGGTCTCTGGCAGGGCCGGCTGGTGGTCGGCATGCCGACCGTGCTGGAGCGCGACGTGGTCTTCACCATCGGCGGCACGGACGTCACCAACACCCAGTTGATCACGGTGGTGGCCGCGCTGGTCATGATGGCCGGGCTGGACGTCTTCATCAACCGCACCCGGTACGGCCGGGGGGTGCGGGCGGTGGCGCAGAACCCGGACACCGCGGCGCTGATGGGCGTCAACAAGGACCGGGTGATCGCGCTGATCTTCCTGCTCGGTGGTCTGCTGGCCGGCGCGGCGGCGCTGCTGTACGCGTTGCGCTACGGCAACACCCGGTTCAACGTCGGCTTCATCCTGGGCCTGAAGGCGTTCACCGCCGCCGTGCTCGGCGGCATCGGCAACATCCGCGGCGCGCTGCTCGGCGGGCTGCTGCTCGGTGTCGTCGAGGTCTACGCGGCGACCCTGACCACGTCGAGCTGGGAGGACGTGGCGGCCTTCGTGGTGCTGGTGGTCGTGCTGCTGTTCCGTCCGACCGGTCTGCTCGGCGAGTCGTTGGGGAGGGCCCGCGCATGA
- a CDS encoding branched-chain amino acid ABC transporter permease, whose amino-acid sequence MTTTIKKRPLDGLRDATGGVGARFRALPKWQRALAFAAFVAFLYYLPLLGIPGLTWLRTDVNGGNNWAGVLFICAVYVLIAIGLNVVIGLAGLLDLGYVGFFAVGAYSVALFGSTQSPVVKALQERFDMPEGWAVAWAICIPLAIAFTMISGVLLGWPTLRLRGDYLAIVTLGFGEIIRIVVRNVEWSGGPQGVAAIPGPQGAPSADNDVFGLIDAKPWYWLALTVVLLLVFAVRRLENSRVGRAWLAVREDEDAAAVMGVYPFKYKLWAFAIGAALGGISGFLFASRQGFIEPNQFNAQLSILFVAMVVVGGAGNMAGVALGAFLLAYLPERFRDFADWRFLAFGLALVLVMLLRPQGLIPSRRRARELKDRAEEVPASV is encoded by the coding sequence ATGACGACGACGATCAAGAAGCGTCCGCTGGACGGCCTGCGGGACGCCACCGGCGGTGTCGGCGCCCGGTTCCGGGCGCTGCCGAAGTGGCAGCGGGCGCTGGCCTTCGCCGCGTTCGTGGCGTTCCTCTACTACCTGCCGCTGCTCGGCATCCCCGGGCTTACCTGGTTGCGCACCGACGTCAACGGCGGCAACAACTGGGCCGGTGTGCTCTTCATCTGCGCGGTGTACGTGCTGATCGCGATCGGTCTGAACGTGGTGATCGGCCTGGCCGGTCTGCTCGACCTGGGCTACGTCGGCTTCTTCGCGGTCGGGGCGTACAGCGTGGCGCTGTTCGGCTCCACCCAGTCGCCGGTGGTCAAGGCGCTCCAGGAGCGCTTCGACATGCCCGAGGGTTGGGCGGTCGCCTGGGCGATCTGCATCCCGCTCGCCATCGCCTTCACGATGATCTCCGGGGTGCTCCTGGGCTGGCCGACGCTGCGGCTGCGCGGTGACTACCTGGCCATCGTCACGCTCGGCTTCGGCGAGATCATCCGGATCGTGGTCCGGAACGTGGAGTGGTCCGGCGGCCCGCAGGGCGTCGCCGCGATCCCCGGCCCGCAGGGCGCGCCGTCGGCCGACAACGACGTGTTCGGCCTGATCGACGCCAAACCGTGGTACTGGCTGGCGCTGACCGTGGTGCTGCTGCTGGTCTTCGCGGTACGCCGGTTGGAGAACAGCCGGGTCGGCCGGGCCTGGCTGGCGGTCCGCGAGGACGAGGACGCCGCCGCGGTGATGGGCGTGTACCCGTTCAAGTACAAGCTGTGGGCGTTCGCCATCGGAGCGGCGCTCGGTGGTATCTCCGGGTTCCTCTTCGCCAGCCGGCAGGGCTTCATCGAGCCGAACCAGTTCAACGCCCAGCTCTCCATCCTGTTCGTGGCGATGGTGGTGGTCGGCGGGGCCGGCAACATGGCCGGCGTGGCGTTGGGCGCGTTCCTGCTGGCGTACCTGCCGGAGCGGTTCCGGGACTTCGCCGACTGGCGGTTCCTGGCCTTCGGCCTGGCGCTGGTGCTGGTGATGCTGCTGCGTCCGCAGGGTCTGATCCCGAGCAGACGACGGGCCCGCGAGTTGAAGGACCGTGCCGAGGAGGTGCCGGCCAGTGTCTGA
- a CDS encoding cellulose binding domain-containing protein → MSLHRSRHRAVLLAVAAATTTTLTVGTLTAVTASAAAAGCRVDYRITNQWGGGFGADVTVTNLGDPVAGWTLTWSFAAGQQVAQAWNATVTQSGAQVTARDAGYNAVIGTNGAANFGFNASWNDSGNPVPAAFALNGVTCTGATTPTPTAPPTTAPPTTPPPTTPPPATTPPPTTPPPTTPPPTTPPPGGAKQMEHLDRGLVSVRSGSGNHVSWRLLGTETTGVAFNLYRGDVRVNATPITGATSHLDAGAAAGSAYTVRAVVNGTEQAASAPALQFGSGYLDVPLQIPPGGTTPGGEAYTYSANDASVGDLDGDGDYEIVLKWEPSNAKDNSQSGYTGNVYVDAYTLTGARLWRIDLGRNIRAGAHYTQFQVYDYDGDGDAEVAVKTADGTRSGTGQVIGSASADHRNSSGYVLAGPEYLTMFDGRTGAAVSTVTYDPPRGAVSSWGDSYGNRVDRFLAGTAYLDGRRPSLIMARGYYTRAVVVAWDFRDGALTRRWTFDSNASGNGAAAGQGNHSLSVADVDADGRDEIVYGAATIDDSGRLLWSTGLGHGDAGHVGDLDPSRPGLEYFKVSEDGSKPSSWFADARTGQILWSTPTGGDNGRGVSADIWAGSPGAESWSAAVDGLADTRGRNVGRKPSSTNFLAWWDADPVRELLDGTRIDKYGAGGDTRLLTGSGVSSNNGTKSTPALAGDILGDWREEVIWRTTDNRALRVYSTPIPTTTRVSTLMHDPQYRVAVAWQNTAYNQPPHPSFFLGNGMSTPPTPNIYLR, encoded by the coding sequence ATGTCCCTGCACCGCTCGCGCCACCGCGCCGTCCTGCTCGCCGTGGCGGCGGCGACCACCACCACCCTCACCGTCGGCACGCTGACCGCGGTGACCGCCTCGGCGGCCGCCGCCGGCTGCCGCGTCGACTACCGGATCACCAACCAGTGGGGCGGCGGCTTCGGCGCCGACGTCACCGTCACCAACCTCGGCGACCCGGTCGCCGGCTGGACCCTCACCTGGTCCTTCGCCGCCGGCCAACAGGTCGCTCAGGCGTGGAACGCCACCGTCACCCAGTCCGGCGCGCAGGTCACCGCCCGCGACGCCGGCTACAACGCGGTGATCGGCACGAACGGCGCCGCGAACTTCGGCTTCAACGCCTCGTGGAACGACAGCGGCAACCCCGTGCCGGCGGCCTTCGCGCTCAACGGCGTCACCTGCACGGGCGCGACCACCCCCACCCCCACCGCGCCCCCCACCACCGCGCCCCCCACGACGCCGCCACCGACCACCCCGCCCCCAGCCACGACCCCGCCACCGACCACCCCACCGCCGACCACGCCGCCCCCCACGACCCCGCCACCCGGCGGGGCGAAGCAGATGGAGCACCTCGACCGGGGGCTGGTCAGCGTCCGCTCCGGCAGCGGGAACCACGTCTCCTGGCGGCTGCTCGGCACCGAGACCACCGGGGTGGCGTTCAACCTCTACCGGGGCGACGTCCGGGTCAACGCCACCCCGATCACCGGGGCCACCAGCCACCTCGACGCCGGGGCCGCCGCCGGCTCGGCGTACACCGTGCGGGCCGTGGTGAACGGGACCGAACAGGCCGCCTCCGCGCCCGCGCTCCAGTTCGGCAGCGGCTACCTCGACGTGCCGTTGCAGATCCCGCCCGGCGGCACGACCCCCGGCGGCGAGGCGTACACCTACAGCGCCAACGACGCCTCCGTCGGCGACCTCGACGGCGACGGCGACTACGAGATCGTCCTCAAGTGGGAGCCGTCCAACGCCAAGGACAACTCCCAGTCCGGCTACACCGGCAACGTGTACGTCGACGCGTACACCCTCACCGGCGCCCGACTGTGGCGGATCGACCTCGGCCGCAACATCCGCGCCGGCGCCCACTACACCCAGTTCCAGGTGTACGACTACGACGGCGACGGCGACGCCGAGGTGGCCGTGAAGACCGCCGACGGCACCCGCTCCGGCACCGGCCAGGTCATCGGGTCGGCCTCCGCCGACCACCGCAACTCCAGCGGCTACGTGCTCGCCGGACCCGAGTACCTCACCATGTTCGACGGCCGCACCGGCGCGGCCGTCTCCACCGTCACCTACGACCCGCCCCGGGGCGCCGTCTCCTCCTGGGGTGACAGCTACGGCAACCGGGTCGACCGGTTCCTCGCCGGCACCGCCTACCTCGACGGGCGACGCCCGTCGCTGATCATGGCCCGGGGCTACTACACCCGCGCCGTCGTCGTCGCCTGGGACTTCCGTGACGGCGCCCTCACCAGGCGGTGGACCTTCGACTCCAACGCCTCCGGCAACGGCGCCGCCGCCGGGCAGGGCAACCACAGCCTCTCCGTCGCCGACGTGGACGCCGACGGCCGCGACGAGATCGTCTACGGGGCGGCCACCATCGACGACAGCGGCCGGCTGCTCTGGTCCACCGGTCTCGGCCACGGCGACGCCGGACACGTCGGTGACCTCGACCCGTCCCGCCCCGGCCTGGAGTACTTCAAGGTCAGCGAGGACGGCAGCAAACCCAGCTCCTGGTTCGCCGACGCCCGTACCGGCCAGATCCTCTGGTCCACCCCGACCGGCGGCGACAACGGCCGGGGCGTCTCCGCCGACATCTGGGCCGGCAGCCCCGGCGCGGAGTCCTGGTCCGCCGCCGTGGACGGCCTGGCCGACACCCGCGGCCGGAACGTCGGCCGCAAACCGTCCTCGACGAACTTCCTCGCCTGGTGGGACGCCGACCCGGTCCGTGAGCTGCTCGACGGCACCCGGATCGACAAGTACGGCGCCGGCGGCGACACCCGCCTGCTCACCGGCAGCGGCGTCAGCTCCAACAACGGCACCAAGTCCACCCCGGCGCTGGCCGGTGACATCCTCGGTGACTGGCGGGAAGAGGTGATCTGGCGCACCACCGACAACCGGGCGCTGCGCGTCTACAGCACCCCCATTCCCACCACGACCCGCGTGTCCACCCTGATGCACGACCCGCAGTACCGCGTCGCCGTCGCCTGGCAGAACACCGCCTACAACCAGCCGCCGCACCCGAGCTTCTTCCTCGGCAACGGCATGTCCACCCCACCCACCCCCAACATCTACCTCCGCTGA
- a CDS encoding pyridoxal-dependent decarboxylase, with amino-acid sequence MTTPHMDPEEFRRAGHAAVDWIADYWSTLDKRPVTSTAPPGAVAAALPTGPPEHGEPVEAIMADLDALVAPALTHWQHPGFFGYFPANTSGPSVLGDLISSGLGVQGMMWATGPACTELETVLLDWLAGLLDLPERFRSTGPGGGVIQDSASSATLVATLVAVHRASGGRWRQEGVRRRYRAYTSTQGHSSIEKAARIAGLGDGGVRPVEVDPRTLAMRPEALRAAIEADLAAGETPAIVVATVGTTSTTAVDPLPEIGAICAEYGVWLHVDAAYAGAAAVCPELRWAHAGLEHADSYCFDPHKWLLTGFDCDAFWVADSSELVEALTVMPEFLRNAATESGAVVDYRDWQVPLGRRFRALKLWFVLRWYGVAGLRAHIRSGVALAARFADRVRADERFEVVAPHPFSLVCFRLRAGDDASAALLARVNATGRAHLTHTRVGGRYTLRLAVGSPQTTEQHVDETWELLVGAADALSAEGAVPG; translated from the coding sequence GTGACCACACCCCACATGGACCCCGAGGAGTTCCGCCGCGCCGGGCACGCGGCGGTGGACTGGATCGCCGACTACTGGTCGACGCTCGACAAACGCCCGGTGACCTCGACGGCCCCGCCGGGCGCGGTCGCGGCCGCGCTGCCGACCGGCCCGCCCGAGCACGGCGAGCCGGTCGAGGCGATCATGGCCGACCTGGACGCCCTGGTCGCCCCGGCGCTGACCCACTGGCAGCATCCCGGGTTCTTCGGCTACTTCCCCGCCAACACCAGCGGCCCCAGCGTCCTCGGCGACCTGATCAGCTCGGGTCTCGGCGTGCAGGGCATGATGTGGGCCACCGGACCGGCCTGCACCGAGCTGGAGACGGTGCTGCTCGACTGGCTGGCCGGGCTGCTCGACCTGCCCGAGCGGTTCCGTTCCACCGGCCCCGGCGGCGGCGTCATCCAGGACTCCGCGTCCTCGGCGACCCTGGTGGCCACGCTGGTGGCGGTGCACCGGGCCAGCGGGGGCCGGTGGCGTCAGGAGGGCGTACGGCGGCGGTACCGCGCCTACACCTCGACCCAGGGGCACTCCTCGATCGAGAAGGCGGCCCGGATCGCCGGGCTGGGCGACGGCGGGGTCCGCCCGGTCGAGGTGGACCCGCGGACCCTGGCCATGCGCCCGGAGGCGCTGCGCGCGGCCATCGAGGCCGACCTGGCCGCCGGGGAGACGCCGGCGATCGTGGTGGCGACGGTCGGGACGACCTCCACCACCGCCGTCGACCCGCTGCCGGAGATCGGCGCGATCTGCGCCGAGTACGGCGTCTGGCTGCACGTGGACGCCGCGTACGCGGGCGCGGCGGCGGTCTGCCCGGAGCTGCGGTGGGCGCACGCCGGCCTGGAGCACGCCGACTCGTACTGCTTCGACCCGCACAAGTGGCTGCTCACCGGGTTCGACTGTGACGCGTTCTGGGTCGCCGACTCGAGCGAGCTGGTCGAGGCGTTGACGGTGATGCCGGAGTTCCTGCGCAACGCGGCCACCGAGTCCGGCGCGGTCGTCGACTACCGGGACTGGCAGGTGCCGCTGGGTCGACGGTTCCGGGCGTTGAAGCTGTGGTTCGTGCTCCGCTGGTACGGCGTGGCCGGCCTGCGGGCGCACATCCGGTCGGGGGTGGCGCTGGCCGCCCGGTTCGCCGACCGGGTCCGGGCCGACGAGCGGTTCGAGGTGGTCGCGCCGCACCCCTTCTCGCTCGTCTGTTTCCGGCTGCGGGCCGGCGACGACGCGAGCGCCGCGCTGCTGGCCCGGGTCAACGCCACCGGCCGGGCGCACCTGACCCACACCCGGGTGGGAGGCCGGTACACCCTGCGGCTGGCGGTCGGCTCCCCGCAGACCACCGAACAGCATGTGGACGAGACGTGGGAGCTGCTGGTCGGGGCGGCGGACGCCCTGAGCGCCGAGGGCGCCGTGCCCGGCTGA
- a CDS encoding branched-chain amino acid ABC transporter substrate-binding protein, producing MRRSYVRALGAVGLAAALVATAGCQDAGSDNEAGGGDGKCGGKIAIFGAFTGPNAGLVLPSLNGAKLAVKQHNEKNADCQVELKEFDTTGDPTQATPVANQVAQDQSFTAVIGGHFSGETKATMPIYEAAGLVMVSPSATAAELTTAGNKSFHRVVGNDATQGAAAVTYLNNVVKPSKVFVIDDGQPYGAGIIAEVKKGLGAKVVGEDKVQTDQTNFDATISKIKSAGADAIAYGGYTNEAAPLVKQMRAAGVTAKFLGFDGLYDPGFPSGAGAGADGAIVTCPCLPAAEAGGTFSADYEKEYGQAPGSYGAEGYDGAVVLLEGFAEGKSTRAELLEWVDSYDKQGVSKYIKFDETGDVDKSKVVIWAYEIKGGQITPQQEIKLS from the coding sequence GTGAGGCGTAGTTATGTACGGGCGCTGGGCGCCGTCGGTCTGGCGGCGGCGCTGGTCGCGACCGCGGGCTGCCAGGACGCCGGCAGCGACAACGAGGCCGGCGGTGGCGACGGCAAGTGCGGTGGCAAGATCGCCATCTTCGGCGCGTTCACCGGCCCGAACGCCGGCCTGGTGCTGCCGTCGCTGAACGGCGCGAAGCTGGCCGTGAAGCAGCACAACGAGAAGAACGCGGACTGCCAGGTCGAGCTCAAGGAGTTCGACACCACGGGTGACCCGACCCAGGCGACGCCGGTGGCGAACCAGGTCGCCCAGGACCAGTCGTTCACCGCGGTGATCGGCGGGCACTTCTCCGGCGAGACCAAGGCCACCATGCCGATCTACGAGGCGGCCGGGCTGGTCATGGTGAGCCCGTCGGCGACCGCCGCCGAGCTGACCACCGCCGGCAACAAGTCGTTCCACCGGGTGGTCGGCAACGACGCGACCCAGGGCGCGGCGGCCGTGACGTACCTGAACAACGTGGTGAAGCCGAGCAAGGTCTTCGTGATCGACGACGGCCAGCCGTACGGCGCGGGCATCATCGCCGAGGTCAAGAAGGGCCTGGGCGCGAAGGTCGTCGGCGAGGACAAGGTCCAGACCGACCAGACCAACTTCGACGCCACCATCTCGAAGATCAAGTCGGCGGGCGCGGACGCGATCGCCTACGGCGGTTACACCAACGAGGCCGCGCCGCTGGTCAAGCAGATGCGCGCCGCCGGGGTGACCGCGAAGTTCCTCGGCTTCGACGGCCTCTACGACCCGGGCTTCCCGTCGGGCGCCGGCGCCGGCGCCGACGGCGCGATCGTGACCTGCCCGTGCCTGCCGGCCGCCGAGGCCGGCGGCACCTTCTCCGCCGACTACGAGAAGGAGTACGGCCAGGCGCCGGGCTCCTACGGCGCGGAGGGCTACGACGGCGCGGTGGTGCTGCTGGAGGGCTTCGCCGAGGGCAAGTCCACCCGCGCCGAGCTGCTGGAGTGGGTGGACTCCTACGACAAGCAGGGCGTGTCGAAGTACATCAAGTTCGACGAGACCGGTGACGTGGACAAGTCCAAGGTCGTCATCTGGGCCTACGAGATCAAGGGCGGCCAGATCACCCCGCAGCAGGAGATCAAGCTCAGCTGA
- a CDS encoding PLP-dependent transferase: MAALDTRAVHAGRDDLAELGVHVPPIDLSTTNPLPSVPDGGDAYQTLATGNPLPPGGNAVYQRLWNPTVARFETALAQLEETTDAVAFASGMAALTASLLAATRDGKRHLVAVRPLYGGTDHVLATGLLGTDVTWARPDQVASAVRPDTALVIVETPANPTLDLVDLTALATACGDVPLLVDNTVATPVLQRPARHGAALVLHSATKSIGGHGDVLAGVVACDRDWAVRLRQVRALTGAILHPLGAYLLHRGLQTLPLRVRAQQAGAEKLAAWLAGHPAVARVHHPSHHDPAGLVGRQMRGTGSLLAIEVRGGAPAAGAVAAACELITHAVSLGGVDTLIQHPASLTHRPVTGDARPAAGLLRISVGLEDPDDLRADLARALDSIRPSRTTSVSPVGLEPTLSEV, translated from the coding sequence ATGGCCGCCCTGGACACCCGGGCCGTGCACGCCGGCCGCGACGACCTCGCCGAGCTGGGCGTCCACGTCCCACCCATCGACCTCTCCACCACCAACCCGCTGCCCTCGGTGCCCGACGGCGGCGACGCCTACCAGACCCTCGCCACCGGAAACCCGCTGCCACCCGGCGGCAACGCCGTCTACCAGCGCCTCTGGAACCCCACCGTGGCCCGCTTCGAGACCGCCCTCGCCCAACTGGAGGAGACCACCGACGCGGTCGCCTTCGCCAGCGGCATGGCCGCCCTGACCGCCAGCCTGCTCGCCGCCACCCGCGACGGGAAACGTCACCTCGTCGCCGTCCGCCCCCTCTACGGCGGCACCGACCACGTCCTCGCCACCGGCCTGCTCGGCACCGACGTCACCTGGGCCCGCCCCGACCAGGTCGCCTCCGCCGTCCGCCCCGACACCGCCCTGGTGATCGTCGAGACCCCCGCCAACCCCACCCTCGACCTGGTCGACCTCACCGCCCTCGCCACCGCCTGCGGCGACGTCCCCCTGCTCGTCGACAACACCGTCGCCACCCCCGTCCTGCAACGACCCGCCCGGCACGGCGCGGCGCTCGTCCTGCACAGCGCCACCAAGAGCATCGGCGGCCACGGCGACGTCCTCGCCGGCGTCGTCGCCTGCGACCGGGACTGGGCCGTCCGGCTCCGCCAGGTCCGCGCCCTCACCGGCGCGATCCTCCACCCGCTCGGCGCGTACCTGCTGCACCGCGGCCTGCAGACCCTGCCGCTGCGGGTCCGCGCCCAACAGGCCGGCGCGGAGAAACTCGCCGCCTGGCTCGCCGGCCACCCGGCCGTCGCCCGCGTCCACCACCCCAGCCACCACGACCCGGCCGGGCTCGTCGGCCGGCAGATGCGCGGCACCGGAAGCCTGCTCGCCATCGAGGTACGCGGCGGCGCGCCCGCCGCCGGCGCGGTCGCGGCGGCCTGCGAGCTGATCACCCACGCCGTCTCGCTCGGCGGCGTCGACACGCTGATCCAGCACCCGGCGTCGCTGACCCACCGCCCGGTCACCGGCGACGCCCGCCCGGCAGCCGGACTGCTGCGGATCTCCGTCGGCCTGGAGGACCCCGACGACCTGCGCGCCGACCTGGCCCGCGCGCTCGACAGCATCCGACCCTCGCGTACGACGTCGGTGTCCCCGGTGGGACTCGAACCCACACTGTCGGAGGTTTGA
- a CDS encoding Lrp/AsnC family transcriptional regulator, with translation MPVAPNVVRPFAALDDVDRAILDVLAADGRLPNNALAERVGVAPSTCLARVRALRECGAIRGFHADVDPAAVGLPLQALVSVRLTAHERAAVDAFRARSARLPGVVSVFHVAGADDYVLHVRAASGDALRDFVLDHLAVDPVVSHTETSLIFEQVRGAG, from the coding sequence ATGCCTGTCGCACCGAATGTTGTACGGCCGTTCGCGGCGCTCGACGACGTGGATCGGGCGATCCTCGACGTGTTGGCGGCCGACGGGCGGCTGCCGAACAACGCGCTCGCCGAGCGGGTCGGGGTGGCGCCGTCGACGTGTCTGGCCCGGGTGCGGGCGCTGCGGGAGTGCGGGGCGATCCGGGGGTTCCACGCGGACGTGGATCCGGCGGCGGTGGGCCTGCCGTTGCAGGCGCTGGTGTCGGTGCGGTTGACCGCGCACGAGCGGGCGGCGGTGGACGCGTTCCGGGCCCGGTCGGCCCGGCTGCCGGGGGTGGTGTCGGTGTTCCACGTGGCCGGGGCGGACGACTACGTGCTGCACGTGCGGGCGGCGTCCGGCGACGCGTTGCGGGATTTCGTGCTGGATCATCTGGCGGTGGATCCGGTGGTGTCGCACACCGAGACCAGCCTGATCTTCGAGCAGGTACGCGGGGCGGGTTGA
- a CDS encoding response regulator, whose product MAETQTDAERRRVLIAEDEALIRLDLAEMLVEEGYEVVGEAGDGETAVRLAEELKPDLVILDIKMPIMDGLAAAERIAGARIAPVIILTAFSQRDLVERARAAGAMAYLVKPFQKSDLVPAVEIALSRYSEVAALEAEVASLTDRLEVRKAVERAKGALMTTYGMSEPQAFKWIQRTAMDHRMTMREVAERILAETAGGEVPQSTS is encoded by the coding sequence GTGGCGGAGACGCAGACGGATGCCGAGCGCAGGCGCGTGCTGATCGCCGAGGACGAGGCGTTGATCCGGCTCGATCTGGCCGAGATGCTCGTCGAGGAGGGCTACGAGGTGGTGGGGGAGGCCGGCGACGGCGAGACCGCCGTCCGGCTCGCCGAGGAGCTCAAGCCCGACCTGGTCATCCTCGACATCAAAATGCCGATCATGGACGGGCTGGCCGCCGCCGAGCGGATCGCCGGGGCCCGGATCGCGCCGGTGATCATCCTCACCGCCTTCAGTCAGCGGGATCTCGTCGAGCGGGCCCGGGCGGCCGGCGCGATGGCGTACCTCGTGAAGCCGTTCCAGAAGAGCGACCTGGTCCCGGCGGTGGAGATCGCCCTCTCCCGCTACTCCGAGGTCGCCGCGCTGGAGGCGGAGGTCGCCAGCCTGACCGACCGGCTGGAGGTCCGCAAGGCGGTCGAGCGCGCCAAGGGCGCCCTGATGACCACGTACGGCATGAGCGAGCCGCAGGCGTTCAAGTGGATCCAGCGCACCGCGATGGACCACCGGATGACCATGCGGGAGGTCGCCGAGCGGATTCTCGCCGAGACCGCCGGCGGTGAGGTGCCGCAGTCGACTTCCTGA